In Melospiza melodia melodia isolate bMelMel2 chromosome 5, bMelMel2.pri, whole genome shotgun sequence, the DNA window AAACCCTGGGATCCCATTCCTGGGGTCTCAGTCCTGGAGTCCCATCCATGGGGACCCATCCCCGGGCTCCCAACCTTGGGATCCCATTCTCAAGGTTCCATCCCTGGGATCCCATTCTTGGGGTTCCATCCCTGAGATGCCAACCCTGGGTTCATGTCCCAAGTCCCATCCATGGGATCCCATTCCTGGGCTCCTGTCCCGAGTCACATCCCTGTGATCCCATTCCTAGGGTTCCATCCCTGGGATCCCATTTCTGGGTTCCTGTCCCGAGTCACATCCCTGTGATCCCATTCCTAGGGTTCCATCCCTGGGATCCCATTCCTGGGCTCCTGTCCCGAGTCCCATTCCTGGGGTGCCATTCCTGTGATCCCATTCCTAGGGTCGCATCCCTGGCATCCCATTCTTGGGATTCCATTCCTGGGGTCCCATTCATGTGGTTCCATCCCTGTAATCCCAATCCTGGGTTCCTGTCCCAAGTCCCATTCCTGGAGTGCCATTCCTGGCTTCCTGTCCCAAGTTGCATCCCTGTGACCCCATTCCTGGGGTTCCATCCCTGGGATCCCATTCCTGAGGTTCCATCCTTGGGGTTCCATCCCTGGGACCCCAACCCTGAGTTCTTGTCCCGACTCCCATTCCTGGGGTGCCATTCCTGGAGTGCCATTCCTGGGGTCCCATTCCTAGAGTCCCATCCATGGGATCCCATTCTTGGGATTCCATTCCTGGCATTCCATTCCTGTGATCCCAACCCTAGGGTTCCTGTCCCAAGTCCCATTCCCGGGGTGCCATTCCCGGTCTCCAGTCCCGATTCCCACCCCGGTGCTCTCATTCCCGGGGTTCCATTCCCGCCATCCCAACTCTGAGTTCCTGTCCCAAGTCCCATTCCTGGGGTGCCATTTCTGGTCTCCACTCCCGATTCCCACCCCGGTGCTCTCATTCCCGGGGTTCCATCCCCGCCATCCCAACTCTGAGTTCCTGTCCCAAGTCCCATTCCCGGGGTGCCATTCCTGCTCTCCAGTCCCGATTCCCACCCCGGTGCTCTCATTCCCGGGGTGCTCGCCCCCGTCAGGCTCGGGCCCCGCAGGAATTCTCCCTTTCCCCGGATCCCCGGGCGGGCGGATCTCGCTTGGCCGTTTATTCtaatccatctctctctctctctcgtaCCTCTCGCTCTCTCCTGGCTCTCGCCTCTCTCTCCCCGGCCCCCCCCGCGCTCTCTTTCCGTCCGTGCCCTCCCGTCCCCGCCCtttccccaccccaaaccccctccccaggtCAAGGTGTGGTTCCAGAACCGCCGCACGAAGCAGAAGAAGGACCAGAGCAGGGACTCTGAGAAACGCTCCTCCAGCACCTCCGAGTCCTTCGCCACCTGCAACATCCTGcggctgctggagcagggccgCCTCCTGTCCGTGCCGGCCCCCCCGAGCCTCCTGTCCCCCCCTTCCAACCCTGTCGCTGTCGCCAGCCCCGCGGCCAGCCTGGCGCCGCCTGTCCCCGCGTCCCCGCCGGGGCTGGGCACCAgcagccccccggccccgccgcctttCGGCCTGCACGTCCCGTCCCTCgccgcttcctcctcctcctcctcctcatcctcttcctcatcctcgttGTCGTCGTCGCCGCGGCTGCCGGGGAGGCCGCTGTGTTTCGGGGGGCCGCTGCTGGGCGCCCTGCACGACCTGCCCGCTTCGTACCCGCCCGGAACCTCCGCGTTCGAGCCTTACACGCGGCTGGAGAGGAAGGACAGTTCTATACCCAGCAAGAAGCCGAGCCCTTAAaaggaaaaactaaaacaaaaaaaccccaaaaaacccaaaaaaaaacctaaaaaaaaaaaaacagtgtcaAAAAGTGTCACCTCCCCCCCGCCACACCAAGCCCAGATTGTCCCCTCCCCAACTGGGAATTCCCGCTGGGAATGGCAGCTCCTCCCCGGGCTGGTGAAGGCGCGGATGTCACCAGGGTTGGGGTGGTGACACTCCGAGGTGTCGCTGTCACCAAAGCTCCGCTCCAGGTATGGGCGGGAGGGGACAGGAGCAGCGGGAGGTGgcgctgggacaccctggggtgtCTTTTCCCGGGGGGACAAAAGGGACAGCGTGAGGTGACACCGGGCTCTGTCCCTGCGATGTCCTCGGAGAagcgccgtgcctcagtttccccgcggTGACCGCAGGGTCCCGGCGCTGCTCCCGGGGAGGGGATTTGTCCTCCGGCGTCCTGAGTGATGTCCCCAATTGTCGCCGTGCTGGGACACCCACGGAACCCCAACACCGCCCTGTCCCTTtttggggctgtccctgcaggggggCTGTGGGTCCCTGTCCCGTCCCGCTGGGcgacagctggggacagcggtgacagtgccacctgcCGCTCTGGGGCACCCCCAGACCCATCCTGGGGTGGCACCGCAGTGACCCCGCGCTGACACTGTCACCCGCCACACCCCCCTTGTCACCTGCCACAGCCAGGGTCCCTTCCCAGGTCCCGGCGGGTGACAGTGGCTTTCTGCGGGGCCACTCGGGCTGAGGATGGGGTTGGGGACCAGGGGGACTTGGCGtgaggtggcccttggggacaggggaaggtgctgggggGTGTGAGTGTCACCTTGGTGGGACACCCTGGGGTGGCATCACGTTGTGCTGGTGTCCTGGGGTGTCACCACCGTGCCAGGACACCCTGGGGTGGCATCACTTTGTCATCCTGTGATGGCATTGCCTTGCCAGGACACCCTGGGGCGGCATCACCCGgtaccccaaagtgtcaccaccGTGCCAGGACACCCCGCGGTGTCACCACCCCTCAGCGCCACCCCCCGACCCCGCAGGGACACGGCTGTGACAGGACCAGGGGGACACcccgagccccctccccacatccagaccctgccctgggggctcccCCCACACCCCCAAACCCGCTGCTGTTGATtaattaatcaatcaatcaattaaTAATGATCATTAACACTGAGCATCGtccccccctcccccacccccgggCTGCTGCTCCCCCGGGGCCCCGAATTCCCAGGATTTTGCagggaaatatttaaaataaaagattTTATGAGAAACTTTGggtccttttttaaatttttccccgTTTTCAGGGAATTGTTGTTTATTGGTCCGCTGCCTTTGGAGCGTTTTAAGGGGACGGCTCgggcggggaaactgaggcagggacgGGTGACAAGTGACAATCCCgcctgtccccctgtcctttAATTCTGGCACAATTCGCCTGGAATTTCTCCAACGATtacttgggatttttctcccgcTCACCCCCTAATCCTTTAATTTATGTCGATCCCGACTCCTCCCGATCCACGTGGAGCCAGGACAGGGAAGTGGCCGCGTCCCCAGCCCTGGAATTCTGTCCCCAACCCCACCCGGGCCTCGCTTggattttgcttttccttttttcccagccccattccagggGGATTTAGGGATTTTCCAACCCAGAAAATTCCCGGGCTCACCGGGAGGAATCGGGTGGAGAAAGGAACCCCAGACTCCTCAACCTCGTGGccggaggggatttggggactttTCGGGCCAAACAAAGCCCGGGTTGGATTTGGGATCATCCTTGGGGTTTTCCTGCCTGCTCTGGTTCCGCGGGAATCCCGGCGCTGCTCCTTTTGCCCAtttgaccccaaaaatcccaaatcccatcatAAGCTCCTTTCTCCAAAGCGAAGCTGTCACGGGGGtcggggacagcttggggacacccccagtttgtcccagtccgttCCAGGGGCTCCTCCAGACTGGGATGACTGGAAAACCAACAATTGGATGTCAAATTTTAAGGAAAAATTGGGGGTTTTAAAATGGTTTCTAATGTTAATAAAAGTCACGTCCTGCCTCCTTccgcctcctcctcatcctcccccgcTCCGGGTGTCACTGGCTGCGTGGGTGACATCGCAGGGTGACATTTCTAAGGCCACCATTGCCCTCTCTGCTGTGTCCTCAGAGCCCCCGAGGAGCCGTGGACCCCTTGTTCCCTATCCTCATTCCTTATCCCAATCCTTATCCCTATTTTTCCTATTTCCCTATTTTTTATCCCATTTTCCTTATCCTTTAT includes these proteins:
- the VAX2 gene encoding ventral anterior homeobox 2 isoform X1 — encoded protein: MFDPAAAPAGMSDGGAEPGGSPVLLAEPAATGRAREKLPTRAELESALRAGGGGGGGGSGGTAGGFKDIPGTSAVSPGSSKQCAPDTESPSGTGEADYCRRILVRDAKGTIREIVLPKGLDLDRPKRTRTSFTAEQLYRLELEFQRCQYVVGRERTELARQLNLSETQVKVWFQNRRTKQKKDQSRDSEKRSSSTSESFATCNILRLLEQGRLLSVPAPPSLLSPPSNPVAVASPAASLAPPVPASPPGLGTSSPPAPPPFGLHVPSLAASSSSSSSSSSSSSLSSSPRLPGRPLCFGGPLLGALHDLPASYPPGTSAFEPYTRLERKDSSIPSKKPSP
- the VAX2 gene encoding ventral anterior homeobox 2 isoform X2, which codes for MFDPAAAPAGMSDGGAEPGGSPVLLAEPAATGRAREKLPTRAELESALRAGGGGGGGGSGGTAGGFKDIPGTSAVSPGSSKQCAPDTESPSGTGEADYCRRILVRDAKGTIREIVLPKGLDLDRPKRTRTSFTAEQLYRLELEFQRCQSRCGSRTAARSRRRTRAGTLRNAPPAPPSPSPPATSCGCWSRAASCPCRPPRASCPPLPTLSLSPAPRPAWRRLSPRPRRGWAPAAPRPRRLSACTSRPSPLPPPPPPHPLPHPRCRRRRGCRGGRCVSGGRCWAPCTTCPLRTRPEPPRSSLTRGWRGRTVLYPARSRALKRKN